Below is a window of Ciceribacter thiooxidans DNA.
CGCGCCCTTCGGCCGGCCCGTGGTGCCGCTCGTGAAATGCAGGAGCGCCATGTCTTCCGGCATGGTCCGCGCCACCTCGAAGTGCGGCGACGCCTCGGCCATCAGCTTGCGAAGGTCCGACATCCCCTGCGGCGCCTCGCCGTCACCGTCGATGATGAGGACATGGGCAAGACCCGGAAGCTCACGCCACCAGCCGGCCACCTTGCGCTTGAAGAGCGCGGCCGATGTGACCAGCACCCGCGCGTCGCCGATTTCCATGCGCGCCCTGACCGGCTCGGGGCCGAATTGCGAGAACATCGGACAGAAGACCGCGCCGGCCTTCAGCGTCCCGAGCGCTGCGATGTGGAGCTCGGGTACCCGCCCGAGAAGCGCGTAGACACGCTCTCCCCTCCCGATACCGAGCGACGAAAGCACATTCGCAAAGCGGTTCGTCCGGTCCTTCAGGTCGGCATAGGTGAAGTCGTGACGGCTCTCGTCCTTGGCGATCCAACGAATGGCGACCTTGTCAGCAAGACCGCCAGCGACATGGCGGTCGACCGCCTCGTGGGCGATGTTGAGGCCGCCACCCGGCAGCCCGTCGAGAAGGGAGCGGGCCTTGTCCCAGGCGAAGTCTTCGAGCAAAGCCTCGTAGCTCGAGAAATTCGCGCCCTCCACGGTGCTCCGGTCTTTGGCAATGACCTCCATCCCTGCCTCCCATCCGGTTCGATCCGGCATCAACCGGCGATCGCTGCCTGCCACCGGTTCATCGAACTTCGTTCGCAGTCGGCCCGTTACTGGACCGATCCTCGACGACGCTTTTATTCTTCTATTCGGATATAATTACATTGTTGTTGGCCTATATCAATCAACCGCAATTGTGGGAAAAGGCCTGGAACAGCGGGGCGGTTGTCGAGGGGTCATTCGATCTCCTCAGACGGCCGCGGCGCATTATCACTTTCTTGCAGCGCCCTACCACCTTCCCAATCGAACCTGACGCGTCGTTGCCGTAGCGTTCGCCCATTCCAGCAGGCAAACGCTGACATGTCCGAAACTGTCTTTCTGATATTGGGCTGCAGCACGCTATTGACGCTTGTGCTCTACCCCCCGGCGCGCTGCTCCGGAGCGTGCCTCGCGGCCATTCCCGGCGCTGGCAAACACATCGAACATAAGCAGCTAAGGCAATGACAGAGGTCTGCACGGCCAATGCAGACGCGTCGACTGTGGGCGCTGCGGCGGCGAATTAATCGGACGCTGCTGCCCTCGCACGTGTCGTTATGCGATTCGACTTGTCAGGTGTCGCTCGCTGCCGGACTGGTCTGAGATTACATTGGCTCGTCCTGGAGCCTGACGACGTGGATGTCTGTCCAAGGATCCGGGCCATCCCGTGGATGCCATTGTAGCCGGCCCAATTTCGATCCTCATCGACGTCTATCTGGGATATCGTCCGTGGCGAGAGGCTGTGTGCGGCTCGCTTACACTCGACGGAAGCCGTACAATCACAGGACAGCTCGAAAAGTGGCTGCGCCTGGACCACCTAGTCGGTCGTGACCTGCCGATCGTACCACCGCGGCCGGCGTAACGACCCGTCCACGCGATCAGGGCCTCCGCCGGCAGGTGGAGTCGACGTGCGCTCCCGTAGAGGCCATGGTCGGTAGCCGTCAAGATCGGCAGCCGGCGGGCTCGATCAGCCGTACTCACGAACTGCGAGATCGAGATGGCTTCGGATCCAATTCGAAAGAGAGTCCCTGGCAGCGCGCTAAATCGCTCCGGCCATCAACCGAAACATCGATCATTTGGCCGCGATGATCTTGAATGGGACGCGTTCCGGCATCGCCTTGCTGTTGTTCATCAGGTAAATCAGACAACTAGTGCGCAGAAGCGAGCTGAAATTGGAAATCGAGCCATTGATCTCGAGTGCCTCGTCATGAAGGGCCGACAGGAATCGGGCAGTAGAACAGCCCTGCGTCTCCGCGATTTCGTCGATCAGAACCCAAAATGCCGCTTCCAATTGAATGCTGGTGGAATGGCCGGCAATACGGACAGAACGGTTGATCGGGCGATACCGTCCAGGGTCCTGGCCCGCATAGATCTCGCACATGGTTCCCTCCTGCTTTTTGTTGTCACTATGGCCCTCGGCACTGCGGCCGTCAAACGTCTTCGACCGGGGGATAGCCCAGAATCGTTCCTACATTTTTTCCGCTGCGGTAATCCGCTGCTACCGCCCCCGCCGGGTTCTTCGTATTCTTTGCGAAACGAAGGAGCACACATTTGGCGAAAACCATCCACTCAATGATCCGCGTCCTGGACGAAGCGCGTTCGACGGCATTCTACGCAAAAACCCTCGGTCTCGACGTTGCCGAACGGCTGGACTTCGACACCTTCACGCTGATCTATCTCAGCAATGCCGAGAGCGAGTTCGAGCTTGAGCTGACCGTCAACAAGGGGCGGGAAGAGCCCTATGACCTCGGCACCGGCTACGGTCATCTCGCCGTCAGCGTCGCTGACCTCGATGCCGAGCACAGTCGCATCACCGCGCTCGGCCTCAACCCCGGCAAGATCGTCGAATTCAACCGCGACGGCGCCCTGCTGGCTCGCTTCTTCTTCATCACCGACCCCGACGGCTACAAGATCGAGGTTCTGCAGCGCCACGGGCGCTTCAAGTAGGCGCATCGCCCGGCGGGTTAGAGGACCCTGATGGGCGTTGCCGACAAGAGGGGAAGGCGCGGGGAGCCGCGCCGCCCATCGACGGGGCCCTGAGAGGAGGGCATCGCCGACATTGCCACACGATCCTGGGAGGAGAATGACGTGGTCACGCTTTACGAAAAATCGAATGGGATTTCCCGCCGCGAGCTGTTGAAGCGCAGCGGTACCGCCGGCGCGCTGCTGGTGATCAGTGGCTCGGCAGTGATCTGTCCGCAGGCCGCCTGGGCGCTGGAGACCAAGGCGCTGAAGCCCGAGACCATGGCGACGCTGATCAAGCTCGCCCGCGACATCTATCCGCACGACCAACTGGCCGACCGCTTCTATGCTATCGCCGTCAAGGGACACGACGATCGCGCCGGCAAGGATGAAGCCCACAAGCGGCTGATCGAGGACGGCATCGCCGATCTCGACAAGCGGGCGGGCGCTGGCGGCTATCGCGGCCTCGGCTGGGAGGACGACCGCGTCGCCATCCTGCGCGACATCGAGACCACCCCCTTCTTCCAGGCGGTGCGCGGCGACCTCGTCGTCAGCCTCTATAACCAGAAGGAGCTGTGGCCGATCTTCGGCTACGAGGGCGAGTCCTATTCCAAGGGCGGCTATATCGAGCGTGGCTTCGACGACCTCGAGTGGCTCTGACGCCGGCCCAAGAGACAGCATCGTCGCCCGAGGAGGCCCATCGCGGATGGGAGCGGCGGCGCATTCCACACATGCCGATCTGACATTCCTGGGAGGAAATCATGGCAGCGCCTTACGATCTCAACGACGACAGCGTGGTCGTCATCATCGGTTCGGGTGCGGGCGGCGGAACGCTCGGCAACGAACTCGCCCAAAAGGGTATAGACGTCGTCATTCTCGAAGCCGGCAGCCGGCATGAGTACGAGGATTTCATCAACGACGAATGGGACAGCTTCGCCCAGCTCGCCTGGCTGGACAACCGCACCACCGGCGGCGGCTGGCGCGTGTCGAAGGACTTCCCCAATCTGCCGGCCTGGATCGTCAAGGCGGTCGGCGGCACCACCACCCACTGGGCGGGTGCCTCGCTGCGCTTCCAGGAGCACGAGTTCAAGGATCTGACGACTTACGGAAAGGTCGAAGGCGCCAATCTGCTCGACTGGCCGATCACGCTTTCCGACCTCGAACCCTACTATGCCAAGGCCGAGGACAAGATGGGCGTGACCCGCACGAACGGCATCGAGGGCCTGCCGGGCAACAACAATTTCAAGATCCTGAAAGCCGCCGCCGACAAGCTCGGCTACAAGGAATGTCACACCGGCAACATGGCGATCAATTCGGCGCCGCGCGACGACCGCAACAGCTGTCAGCAGACCGGCTTCTGCTTCCAGGGCTGCAAATGGGGCGCCAAGTGGTCGACCCTCTACACCGAAATCCCCAAGGGCGAAGCGACCGGCAAGCTGGAAGTGCGGCCGAATTCCCATGTCGTCAAGATCGAGCACGACAAGTCGGGCAAGGTGACGGCGGTCGTCTATGCCGACAAGGATGGCAATCTGAAGAGCCAGAAGGCGCGCATCGTCTGCGTCGCCGGCAACTCGATCGAGAGCCCGCGCCTGCTGCTCAATTCACATTCCTCGATGTTCCCGGACGGCCTTGCCAACTCGTCGGGCCAGGTCGGCAAGAACTACATGCGCCATACGACCGGTTCGGTCTATGCCGTGTTCGAAAAGCCGGTGCACATGTACCGCGGGACGACCATGGCCGGCATCATCCGCGATGAGGCGAGGCATGATCCCTCACGCGGCTTCGTCGGCGGCTACGAACTGGAGACGCTGTCGCTCGGCATTCCGTTCATGGCGGCCTTCCTCGATCCGGGCGGCTGGGGCCGCTCCTTCACCTCGGCCATGGATCAATATGCCAACATGGCGGGGCTATGGATCGTCGGCGAGGACATGCCGCAGGAGAGCAACCGAGTGACCCTGCACAAGGAACTCAAGGACAAGTACGGCATGCCGATCCCGGATGTTTCGTTCACCGACCATCCGAACGACGAGGCCATGCGCAATCACGCCTACAAACAGGGCATGGCGCTATATGAAGCCGTCGGGGCGACCCGCTCCTTCCCGACGCCGCCCTATCCGTCCACCCACAATCTCGGCACCAACCGCATGAGCGAGAAGGCTAAGGACGGCGTGGTCAACAAGCATGGCCAGACGCACGACATCAAGAACCTGTTCGTGTCCGACGGCAGCCAATTCACCACCGGTGCGGCTGAGAACCCCACGCTCACCATCGTGACGCTGGCGATCCGCCAGGCCGACTACATCGCGCAACAGATGGGTTCCGGCGACATCTGAAGCGACACTCGCCTGGCCGGAATACACCGGCCAGGCTCTCTCCCGAATCTGATCTGACTCTATGGATGGCGGCCAATCGCAGCGACACGAGCCGTCCGATGTCAATGCTTCGGCCGCTCTGTCGCCCGCGCGGATCAACGCCGGGAATTCCTCGTTACGCCGGCTGCGGGACGCTCAACAAAACCGCCGGATCGGAAACCTTCAGTATTCACGTCCGACCCAGAACTGCCATGGAGGGACCGGAACGGGAACGGTCTCGCTGACAGGCTTCAGTTGCTTGGTCTTGGTGCGCTTGTTGAACTCATGCTCGCCCATGTAGGCCCGCCGGGTGAGAATACCGTGAACTTGTCCGATGCCCATCGCCCGCCGTCGCAGGTGAAGATCTCGATCTCGGCCTGAGCGACGGAACGGGGCCACACCAGTCGTCGGCTACGGTCCATGTGCCGAGGTCGTGTTTGGGCGGCCTGCCGGGAAAGAGACAAGATGGCCCAGAAGTTCCTCAAGCTGCTCCGACGCCGTGGGAAGTCTCATAGTGCAGCGAGAGGCGGATACCGTCTCCTGTTTGTCGCTGTCTTCGCGATCAATATTCATGGAAGGAATCGAACACGTTGCGAGGGCGCCATGCGACCGGGTCTGCAATCCACCGATTGATCTCTGATTCGTGCCATCCCGCGCGTTGACGCTGATCTGGGCGGGAAATGTGCCCCACGATGGAACACATGAGCAGCCGCGGACTCATCATCATGCCAACATTGCTCTTCTCCTCCCAAGGAGAAGGTCGATCAGAACAGGTCGGCGTCGAGCGCCATGATATCGGCAGCGCCGGCGCGAATGGCCGCGTCGAGGCTCGCAGTCTGTGGCAGCAGGCGGGCCGCGAAGAAGCGGGCAAGCACAAGCTTGCGCTGCTTCAGCGGCGTCGTTGCATCGGCAGCGGCCTTGCCCGCCATTCGCACCCAGAGCCAGCCGAAGCTCACCAGCGCGAAGAAGCGCAGGTAGTCGGTGGCGCTCGCTCCGGCCTCCACCGGATCTGCGCCCCTGGCCAGCAAGTCTTCCGTCAGTTTCTCCAGCCGGGCAAGGGCTTCGGTGACGGAAGTCTTCACCGTTTCCAGTTCGGCCCGCCCCTTCGTCGCCGAAAGCTCGCTGCGCACCAGCGCGAAGAAGCCGCGCACCACATTGCCGTTGTCCATCGGCAGCTTGCGGCCGACGAGGTCCATGGCCTGCACGCCATTGGTGCCCTCGTAGATCTGGGCAATGCGGGCGTCGCGTACATACTGCTCCATGCCCCATTCACGGATATAGCCGTGGCCGCCGAACACCTGCTGCGACTGGACGGCGATCTCGAAGCCGAAATCGGTAAACGCCGCCTTCACCACCGGCGTCAGGAGCGCGACGAAACCGTCGGCCTTGCGGCGCGCTTCCGGATCGGGATGGCGGGCGGCGATATCCATCTGCAGCGCGGTCCAGACGGCAAGCGCGCGGCCGGCCTCGGTCAGCGAGCGGCCGGTCAAGAGCATCTTGCGCACGTCGGCATGCTCGATGATCGGCACGGGACCGCGTGTTCCGTCGGCGGAACGGCCCTGCAGGCGCTCGCGGGCGTAAGTGACGGCCTTCTGGTTTGCGGCCTCGCCGATGCCCAGCCCCTGGATGCCGACGAACAGGCGCTCGGCATTCATCATCGTGAACATGGCGTTGAGGCCGCGGCCGGGTTCGCCCACCAGCCAGCCGATGGCGCCGTCATAATTCATCACGCAGGTCGGCTGGGCGTGGATGCCCATCTTGTGCTCCAGCGAGCCGACCGACATGCGATTTCGGTCACCGAGCGAGCCGTCTTCCTTGACGAGGAACTTGGACGACAGGAAAAGGCTGATGCCCTTCACGCCCTTCGGCGCGTCGGGCAGGCGGGCAAGCACCAGATGCACGATATTGCCGCCGAAATCCTGGTCGCCGGAGGAGATGAAGATCTTCGTGCCCTTGATCGCGTAGGATCCGTCACCCACCGGCTCGGCGCGGGTGGTGAGCAGGCCGAGGTCGGTGCCGGCGGAGGATTCGGTGAGCGCCATGGCGCCCGTCCATTCGCCGGAGATCATTTTCGGCAGATATTTCTGCTTCAGTTCGTCGCTCGCATGATGTGCGATCGCCTCGACCGCGCCGCGGGTCAGCCCCGGAAACAGGCCGAAGGAGAGGTTGGCGGAAGACAGCATCTCGTCGAGCAGGATCTGCAGCACGCGCGGCAGGCCTTGTCCGCCGAATTCCGGATCCCCGGAAAGTCCGCCCCAGCCGGCCTCGACGAAGGCCCTGTAGGCATCGGCCACGCCCTTCGGCGTCGTCACTAGCCCGTTTTCCAGCCTGCAGCCTTCCTCGTCGCCGGGACGGTTGAGCGGTTCGAGGATTTCGGCGCAGAACTTGCCGCCCTCTTCGAGAACGCTCGCTGCGAGTTCCGTATTGACCTCTTCAAAGCCGGGAAGGGCGGCCACCTGCGCGTCGAAGTCGAAGACCTCGCCGAGCAGGAAGGAGATGTCGTCGACGGGAGGGATATAGCCAGCCATGGGGCGTCCTTGCCTCTTCTTGTTCAGTTGCGCAGCGGCTTGCCGGTCGCCAGCATGTGCTTGACGCGGTCCACGGTTGCGGGTGTTGCGAGCAGGTCGATGAAGGCCTCGCGCTCCAGCGCGATCACATCGTCTTCCGTCAGCGGTTTCAGCGGATCGGAAGGGCCGCCGGTCAGAACATTGGCAAGCGCGCGCCCAACCACCTCGTCATGCACGGTGGCCCGGCCGGCGAGCGCTTCGCTTTCGATGATGTTGTGGATCGCCGAAGCGCCCGACGGGCCAGACATGGCGATCACGGGCGGTTCCGGCGGCACATAGCCTTCCGCGAGTGCGAGCGCCTTTGCCTTGGCATCGCTGATCAGCCGGCTGCGGTTCATGGTGATGCCGTCGGTGGCCTTCAGGAAGCCAAGGTTGCGGGCGTCGAAGGCGCTGGCCGAAACCTTGGCCGGCGCAATCAGGTTGAAGGCGGCAATCGCCGGAGCGACCGGCCCGCGCACGGCGGCGGTGGAAGCCGAGAAGCGCAGCATCATTTCCTTGCAACCACCCCAGCCCGGCACGACGCCGATGCGGGTCTCGACGAGGCCGATGGAAAGCTCCGCATGGGCCTGGATCGCGTCGCAATGCAAAAGGATCTCGCAGCCGCCGCCGAGCGCCAGACCGGCTGCCGCACCGACCACCGGGAAGGGGGCGTATTTCACGGACTTGAAGGTACGGTGGCCATGGTCGATGAAGGCACCCAGCGCCTCGCGACCGCCCTTCTCCACCGTGTCGAGGAAGACGCGCAGATCCGCGCCCGCGCTGAACACGGCAGCATCGCTGCCGATGACCAGCGCCTTGAAATCCTTCGCCGCCCGTTCGAGAGCCTTGTTGATGACGTCGAGCAGGGCCGGATTGAAGGTGTTCATCTTGGTGCGGAATTCGAGGCAGGCCACACCGTCGCCAAGATCCCAGAGGCTCGCCGCGCCCCAGTCCTCGACCGGCTTGCCGGCGAGCTTGAGGTCGGAAAGGAGCAGCACGCCGTCACCCTTGGCGACCGGCTCGATCTTGCCGTCAGGCAGAAGGTTGGCGCGCTCTCCGCCGACGACCGAATAAAAGCCGCCCTTTTCTGCTGCAAGCGCGAGATAGGCGGGCACGGCAACGCCGCGCGCTTCGAGCCGCGCCTTCAGCCAGCCGGCGCCGAGCCGGTCGATCAGTTCGAACGGACCCTGCTTCCAGCCGTAGCCGGTGCGCATGGCCTCATCCACGGCATCGGGCGCGTCGGCGATTTCGGGTACCAGCGATGCGGCATAGGCGAGCGCCTTTTCCATAACCACCGAGGCATAGCGACCGCCGAGGCCGGGATGTTCCATCAGCGCGCGCGGATCGCCGCCCGCGGCCTCGAGGCTTTCGGAGGAAACCGCCTTCTGCGGCCGGTAGTCGCCGGTCTTGAGGTCGGTCACGTCGCGCGACTTGCGGTCGGGCGAAAGGCGCACGAAACCCGCGCCGCTTTTGCGGCCGAGACGGTTTTCCGCGATCATGCGGGCGATCAGCGCCGGTTCGGCGTCATAGTCCTTCATCGCGTCGCCGGCGGGCGTCGCGTTCTGCAGGCTGCGCAGGATGGTCGGCATGAGGTCGATGCCAACGAGATCCAGCAGTCCGAAGACGCCGGTGGAGGGGATGCCGAACGGCTTGCCGATGATGGCGTCGGCTTCCTCGACATCGAGGCCGAGTTCGATCGCCTCGTTCTGCGCCACCACCATCCAGTAGTTGCCGATGCGGTTGCCGATGAAACCCGGCGTGTCCTTGCAGATGACGACGCTCTTGCCGAGGCCGCGATCCGCGAAGTCACGGATCGTTGCGGTGACTTCGGGTTTCGTCGCCATGCCCGATACCAGTTCCAGCAGCCGCATGATGCGCGGCGGATTGAAGAAATGGGTGATGAGGAAGTCGGCAGCAAAATCTTCTGGGAGACCCTCGACCAGCAAATGCAGCGGAATGGTCGAGGTGTTGGAGGAGACGATCGAGCCCTTCTTCCTGACGCCGTCGATGGCGCGGTAGAGCGTCTGCTTGATCTCCAGCTTTTCCGCGACAGCCTCGACGATCCAGTCGGCATCGGCGATCAGCGCGAGGTCGTCCTTCGTCGAACCAGTAGTGACGCGCGTGGCGAATGCCGGGTCCATGAAGCCGCCCGCCCTGAGCTGGCGGGCGACGCCGCCATCGGCGAATTTCTTCTCCATGTCGAGCAGCACCACGTCGAGCCCCGCATTGGCGAGATGGGCGGCGATGCCCGAACCCATGACGCCCGCGCCGATGACGGCGGCTTTCCTGATCTCGGCCATGATTACGCGGCCTCCAGAACCATGGCGATGCCCTGACCGCCGCCGATGCACTGGGTGGCGAGGCCGCGGCGTCCGCCGTCGCGCTTCAGGAGCAGGGACGCCTTGCCGACGAGGCGGGCGCCGGTCGCACCCAGCGGATGGCCGAGCGCAATTGCGCCGCCATCGCGGTTGACGCGGCTGGGATCGATGTCGAGATCGCGGCAGCAGGAAAGCACCTGCACGGCGAAGGCCTCGTTCATCTCGATCACGTCGAGGTCGGCGGCGGAAATGCCGGCGCGCTTCAGCGCCTTGCGGCTCGCCTCGACCGGGCCGATGCCCATGATTTCCGGCGCGCAACCGGAGACCGCATAGCCCGAGATGCGGGCGAGCGGTGTCAGGCTATGGCGCTTCACGAAGTCCTCCGAGCAGACCAGCGTCGCGGATGCACCGTCAGTGAGCGGCGAGGAATTGCCGGCCGTCACCGAGCCGCCGGCCTTGAAGGCGGTCTTGAGGCCGGCGAGCTTTTGCGTATCCGTCTCGCGCGGGCAGCCGTCCTGGGTGACGTCACCAACCGGCGCGATCTCGGCGGCCAGCCGGCCATCGGCACGGGCGGCGAGCGCCTTCTTTTGGCTCTCCAGCGAATAGGCGTCCTGTTCCTCGCGCGAGATGCCATAGCGGTCGGCAAGGTTTTCCGCCGTCAGTCCCATGTTTAGGAAGGCGATGCGCTGGGCGTCGCTCCAGGCCGGATTCGGCATGGGGTTGAAGCCCATCATCGGCACACGGCTCATGCTTTCCACGCCGCCCGCGACGAAAGCGTCACCGGCACCTATCGCGATCGCGCCGGCCGCCATCTGGATCGCCTGCATGGAGGAGCCGCACCAGCGGTTGACGGTCGAGGCGCCGACCGATTGTGGCAGGCCGGCGATCAGCGCAGCACAGCGGGCGATGTTGAGGCCCTGTTCTCCCTCGGCGAAGGCGCAGCCGAGGTTCACGTCCTCAATCTCGACCGGATCGATGCCGGAGCGGTCGACCAGCGCCTCGATGACGCCGGCGGCGAGATCGTCCGGACGTACGCCGGCAAGGGCGCCGCGATAGGCGGGTGCAAAGGGGCTGCGCAGGTAGTCGACGATGTAGATTGCGGTCATGTTTCTCTTCCTGTTGGCGATTGGGCGTCACATGTTGGGATAGTTCGGGCCGCCGCCGCCTTCGGGCGGAACCCAGGTGATGTTCTGCGACGGGTCCTTGATGTCGCAGGTCTTGCAGTGCACGCAGTTCTG
It encodes the following:
- a CDS encoding twin-arginine translocation signal domain-containing protein, with translation MVTLYEKSNGISRRELLKRSGTAGALLVISGSAVICPQAAWALETKALKPETMATLIKLARDIYPHDQLADRFYAIAVKGHDDRAGKDEAHKRLIEDGIADLDKRAGAGGYRGLGWEDDRVAILRDIETTPFFQAVRGDLVVSLYNQKELWPIFGYEGESYSKGGYIERGFDDLEWL
- a CDS encoding VOC family protein, yielding MAKTIHSMIRVLDEARSTAFYAKTLGLDVAERLDFDTFTLIYLSNAESEFELELTVNKGREEPYDLGTGYGHLAVSVADLDAEHSRITALGLNPGKIVEFNRDGALLARFFFITDPDGYKIEVLQRHGRFK
- a CDS encoding acyl-CoA dehydrogenase C-terminal domain-containing protein, producing the protein MAGYIPPVDDISFLLGEVFDFDAQVAALPGFEEVNTELAASVLEEGGKFCAEILEPLNRPGDEEGCRLENGLVTTPKGVADAYRAFVEAGWGGLSGDPEFGGQGLPRVLQILLDEMLSSANLSFGLFPGLTRGAVEAIAHHASDELKQKYLPKMISGEWTGAMALTESSAGTDLGLLTTRAEPVGDGSYAIKGTKIFISSGDQDFGGNIVHLVLARLPDAPKGVKGISLFLSSKFLVKEDGSLGDRNRMSVGSLEHKMGIHAQPTCVMNYDGAIGWLVGEPGRGLNAMFTMMNAERLFVGIQGLGIGEAANQKAVTYARERLQGRSADGTRGPVPIIEHADVRKMLLTGRSLTEAGRALAVWTALQMDIAARHPDPEARRKADGFVALLTPVVKAAFTDFGFEIAVQSQQVFGGHGYIREWGMEQYVRDARIAQIYEGTNGVQAMDLVGRKLPMDNGNVVRGFFALVRSELSATKGRAELETVKTSVTEALARLEKLTEDLLARGADPVEAGASATDYLRFFALVSFGWLWVRMAGKAAADATTPLKQRKLVLARFFAARLLPQTASLDAAIRAGAADIMALDADLF
- a CDS encoding thiolase family protein — its product is MTAIYIVDYLRSPFAPAYRGALAGVRPDDLAAGVIEALVDRSGIDPVEIEDVNLGCAFAEGEQGLNIARCAALIAGLPQSVGASTVNRWCGSSMQAIQMAAGAIAIGAGDAFVAGGVESMSRVPMMGFNPMPNPAWSDAQRIAFLNMGLTAENLADRYGISREEQDAYSLESQKKALAARADGRLAAEIAPVGDVTQDGCPRETDTQKLAGLKTAFKAGGSVTAGNSSPLTDGASATLVCSEDFVKRHSLTPLARISGYAVSGCAPEIMGIGPVEASRKALKRAGISAADLDVIEMNEAFAVQVLSCCRDLDIDPSRVNRDGGAIALGHPLGATGARLVGKASLLLKRDGGRRGLATQCIGGGQGIAMVLEAA
- a CDS encoding ribbon-helix-helix domain-containing protein, giving the protein MCEIYAGQDPGRYRPINRSVRIAGHSTSIQLEAAFWVLIDEIAETQGCSTARFLSALHDEALEINGSISNFSSLLRTSCLIYLMNNSKAMPERVPFKIIAAK
- a CDS encoding recombinase family protein; its protein translation is MGIGQVHGILTRRAYMGEHEFNKRTKTKQLKPVSETVPVPVPPWQFWVGREY
- a CDS encoding 3-hydroxyacyl-CoA dehydrogenase/enoyl-CoA hydratase family protein, which gives rise to MAEIRKAAVIGAGVMGSGIAAHLANAGLDVVLLDMEKKFADGGVARQLRAGGFMDPAFATRVTTGSTKDDLALIADADWIVEAVAEKLEIKQTLYRAIDGVRKKGSIVSSNTSTIPLHLLVEGLPEDFAADFLITHFFNPPRIMRLLELVSGMATKPEVTATIRDFADRGLGKSVVICKDTPGFIGNRIGNYWMVVAQNEAIELGLDVEEADAIIGKPFGIPSTGVFGLLDLVGIDLMPTILRSLQNATPAGDAMKDYDAEPALIARMIAENRLGRKSGAGFVRLSPDRKSRDVTDLKTGDYRPQKAVSSESLEAAGGDPRALMEHPGLGGRYASVVMEKALAYAASLVPEIADAPDAVDEAMRTGYGWKQGPFELIDRLGAGWLKARLEARGVAVPAYLALAAEKGGFYSVVGGERANLLPDGKIEPVAKGDGVLLLSDLKLAGKPVEDWGAASLWDLGDGVACLEFRTKMNTFNPALLDVINKALERAAKDFKALVIGSDAAVFSAGADLRVFLDTVEKGGREALGAFIDHGHRTFKSVKYAPFPVVGAAAGLALGGGCEILLHCDAIQAHAELSIGLVETRIGVVPGWGGCKEMMLRFSASTAAVRGPVAPAIAAFNLIAPAKVSASAFDARNLGFLKATDGITMNRSRLISDAKAKALALAEGYVPPEPPVIAMSGPSGASAIHNIIESEALAGRATVHDEVVGRALANVLTGGPSDPLKPLTEDDVIALEREAFIDLLATPATVDRVKHMLATGKPLRN
- a CDS encoding GMC family oxidoreductase gives rise to the protein MAAPYDLNDDSVVVIIGSGAGGGTLGNELAQKGIDVVILEAGSRHEYEDFINDEWDSFAQLAWLDNRTTGGGWRVSKDFPNLPAWIVKAVGGTTTHWAGASLRFQEHEFKDLTTYGKVEGANLLDWPITLSDLEPYYAKAEDKMGVTRTNGIEGLPGNNNFKILKAAADKLGYKECHTGNMAINSAPRDDRNSCQQTGFCFQGCKWGAKWSTLYTEIPKGEATGKLEVRPNSHVVKIEHDKSGKVTAVVYADKDGNLKSQKARIVCVAGNSIESPRLLLNSHSSMFPDGLANSSGQVGKNYMRHTTGSVYAVFEKPVHMYRGTTMAGIIRDEARHDPSRGFVGGYELETLSLGIPFMAAFLDPGGWGRSFTSAMDQYANMAGLWIVGEDMPQESNRVTLHKELKDKYGMPIPDVSFTDHPNDEAMRNHAYKQGMALYEAVGATRSFPTPPYPSTHNLGTNRMSEKAKDGVVNKHGQTHDIKNLFVSDGSQFTTGAAENPTLTIVTLAIRQADYIAQQMGSGDI